In the Diachasmimorpha longicaudata isolate KC_UGA_2023 unplaced genomic scaffold, iyDiaLong2 ctg00000099.1, whole genome shotgun sequence genome, one interval contains:
- the LOC135171753 gene encoding uncharacterized protein LOC135171753 isoform X2, with protein sequence MQAIRRKRAYLREANAWLRWEDAEGETLEGENIFAIQDLHARGAKWLADSEDEKYLRGARWEGGVGPDTLRARWVRALRREARGLEAEGEQLLALYHVEDVWALRILFGEEPPQPDLTEENWDLEQWD encoded by the exons atgcaGGCCATCCGGAGGAAGCGGGCCTACCTGAGGGAGGCCAATGCGTGGCTGCGCTGGGAGGACGCAGAGGGTGAAACCCTGGaaggcgaaaatattttcgccatccaggattTGCACGCCAGGGGCGCCAAATGGTTGGCGGATTCGGAGGACGAGAAATATCTG CGCGGAGCTCGCTGGGAGGGAGGTGTCGGCCCAGACACCCTGAGAGCGCGGTGGGTCCGCGCTCTGAGGCGCGAGGCGCGTGGCCTGGAGGCCGAGGGCGAGCAGCTGCTCGCTCTATACCACGTGGAGGATGTCTGGGCGCTAAGGATCCTCTTCGGGGAGGAGCCCCCTCAACCCGACCTGACAGAGGAGAATTGGGAcctggagcagtgggactga